A part of Flexistipes sp. genomic DNA contains:
- the rfbB gene encoding dTDP-glucose 4,6-dehydratase, with the protein MTDMTENKYNNILVTGGCGFIGTNFIKYNFNQTDFKGRIINVDALTYSGNEANLGDIYEAYGHERYFFYKVDICDKLGIEKVFEKHNIDCIIHFAAESHVDRSISGPSQFIKTNVVGTHNLLEVARKFWIKKDDFNSKRFHHISTDEVYGSLSSEGYFYEDTCYNPRSPYSASKASSDHLVRSYYHTFGLPVTVSNCSNNYGPYQHPEKLIPLMITKMLNEERLPVYGKGKNIRDWLYVEDHCSAVWKIVHEGKVGETYNVGGDNELKNIDLVYLLCETVAKYNDKNPDYYKKLISFVKDRPGHDYRYAINCEKIKKELKWNQKMTFEKGLDFTVEWYLNNWD; encoded by the coding sequence ATGACTGATATGACAGAAAACAAATATAATAATATTCTGGTAACGGGTGGGTGCGGGTTTATCGGAACGAATTTTATCAAATATAATTTCAATCAAACTGACTTCAAAGGCAGAATAATAAATGTAGATGCTTTAACCTATTCGGGAAATGAAGCTAATCTGGGAGATATATATGAGGCGTACGGGCATGAAAGGTATTTTTTCTATAAAGTTGATATATGTGATAAATTGGGGATTGAAAAGGTTTTTGAAAAGCACAATATCGACTGCATTATACATTTCGCAGCTGAGAGCCATGTGGACAGGTCTATTTCCGGTCCTTCCCAGTTCATCAAAACAAATGTGGTGGGGACGCATAATTTATTAGAAGTAGCACGAAAGTTTTGGATAAAAAAAGATGATTTTAACAGTAAGAGATTTCATCATATTAGTACAGATGAAGTATACGGTTCCTTGAGCAGTGAAGGGTATTTTTATGAGGATACATGTTACAATCCAAGGAGTCCTTACTCTGCCTCCAAAGCTTCTTCTGATCATTTAGTGAGATCTTACTATCATACTTTCGGTTTACCGGTCACTGTTTCCAACTGTTCGAATAACTACGGTCCTTATCAGCATCCCGAAAAGTTAATTCCTCTTATGATTACAAAGATGCTAAATGAAGAGAGATTGCCAGTGTATGGCAAAGGGAAAAATATACGGGACTGGCTTTATGTTGAAGATCACTGTTCAGCAGTATGGAAAATAGTACATGAAGGTAAAGTTGGTGAAACTTATAATGTTGGTGGAGATAATGAATTAAAGAATATAGATTTGGTTTATCTGCTCTGTGAAACAGTTGCTAAATATAATGATAAAAATCCTGATTACTATAAAAAACTGATAAGCTTTGTGAAAGACAGACCCGGACATGATTATAGGTATGCAATTAACTGTGAGAAAATCAAAAAAGAGCTTAAATGGAATCAGAAAATGACGTTTGAAAAGGGACTGGATTTTACTGTCGAATGGTATTTGAATAATTGGGATTGA
- a CDS encoding stealth conserved region 3 domain-containing protein, producing MISKSLKIDAVYLWVDDNDSEWREKKNFYCSSNSKNNSAAVHECRFRDNDELRYSLRSLEKYAPWINNVFIIADNQKPSWINEKEIQIIDHKEIFPDWATLPNFNSNAIELCSHRIKNLNEHYMLFNDDFILGNAVYPDYFFNKNGTPRSWAIEKKSSKIKKSSHDYYTKQIIEKKMSSPFLFKVRHYPKVFKKTIMLKIWEEFKDEVRLTLKHRFRSSTDLRIITFFPHFAYYNNLNEILPINKIVPSFRYFGFKLPHIGASLGDKNFRKKLLTAKYLKPLSFCFNDAPKASGYERKLLIDTYKKMFPEKSRFEI from the coding sequence ATGATAAGTAAAAGCTTAAAAATTGATGCGGTTTATTTATGGGTGGATGATAATGATTCAGAGTGGCGTGAGAAAAAGAATTTCTATTGTTCTTCAAACTCAAAAAATAACTCTGCTGCCGTTCATGAATGCCGTTTCAGAGACAATGATGAGCTGCGATATTCTCTAAGATCATTAGAAAAATACGCACCCTGGATAAACAATGTATTTATTATTGCAGATAATCAAAAGCCTTCATGGATAAACGAGAAAGAAATTCAAATTATAGATCATAAAGAAATATTTCCTGATTGGGCGACTTTGCCAAATTTCAACTCCAATGCTATCGAATTATGTAGTCACCGTATAAAAAATTTAAATGAGCATTATATGCTATTCAATGATGACTTTATTTTGGGAAACGCTGTTTATCCCGACTATTTTTTCAACAAAAACGGAACACCCAGATCATGGGCGATAGAAAAAAAATCTTCTAAAATCAAAAAAAGCTCGCATGATTATTATACAAAACAAATAATTGAAAAGAAAATGTCTTCCCCTTTTTTATTCAAAGTAAGACACTATCCAAAAGTTTTTAAGAAAACAATTATGTTAAAAATATGGGAGGAATTTAAAGATGAGGTAAGATTAACATTAAAGCACCGCTTCAGATCGAGTACCGACTTAAGAATTATAACTTTTTTCCCGCATTTTGCATATTATAATAACCTCAATGAAATACTGCCAATAAATAAAATTGTCCCGTCATTCAGGTATTTCGGATTTAAACTCCCTCACATTGGAGCATCTTTAGGGGATAAAAATTTTAGGAAAAAACTATTAACAGCAAAATATTTAAAGCCTTTAAGCTTTTGCTTCAATGACGCACCCAAAGCTTCAGGTTATGAAAGAAAATTGCTGATTGATACTTATAAAAAAATGTTTCCTGAAAAATCACGTTTTGAGATTTAG